Proteins co-encoded in one Kribbella solani genomic window:
- a CDS encoding HAD-IIA family hydrolase: protein MGYVTEPKPVESWLTDMDGVLVHEERAITGASEFIAALESSGRKFLVLTNNSIFTPRDLRARLLATGIDIPETAIWTSALATAQFLDDQRPGGTAYVIGEAGLTTALHEVGYVLTERDPDYVVLGETRTYSFEAITKAIRLISDGARFIATNPDPTGPSTEGPLPATGSVAALITRATGVAPYFVGKPNPLMMRSALNQIEAHSETTVMIGDRMDTDIISGLEAGLRTILVLSGSTGGHEVERFPYRPTRVVESIADVVPLVSALS, encoded by the coding sequence ATGGGTTATGTGACCGAGCCCAAACCGGTGGAGAGCTGGTTGACGGATATGGACGGCGTGCTGGTGCACGAGGAGCGCGCCATCACCGGAGCGAGCGAGTTCATCGCCGCGCTGGAGTCGTCCGGCCGGAAGTTCCTGGTGCTGACCAACAACTCGATCTTCACCCCGCGCGACCTCCGGGCCCGGCTGCTGGCCACCGGGATCGACATCCCGGAGACGGCGATCTGGACCAGTGCGCTCGCGACCGCGCAGTTCCTCGACGACCAGCGTCCCGGCGGCACGGCGTACGTGATCGGCGAGGCCGGTCTGACCACGGCGCTGCACGAGGTCGGGTACGTGCTGACCGAGCGCGATCCCGACTACGTCGTCCTCGGCGAGACCCGGACGTACTCGTTCGAGGCGATCACCAAGGCGATCCGGCTGATCTCCGACGGGGCCCGGTTCATCGCCACGAACCCGGACCCGACCGGCCCGTCCACCGAGGGACCACTGCCCGCGACCGGCTCGGTGGCCGCCCTGATCACCCGCGCGACCGGGGTCGCGCCGTACTTCGTCGGCAAACCGAACCCACTGATGATGCGCAGCGCGCTGAACCAGATCGAGGCGCACTCCGAGACCACGGTGATGATCGGCGACCGGATGGACACCGACATCATCAGCGGTCTGGAAGCCGGCCTGCGGACCATCCTCGTGCTGTCCGGTTCGACCGGAGGGCACGAGGTGGAGCGCTTCCCGTACCGGCCGACCAGGGTGGTCGAGTCGATCGCCGACGTCGTACCGCTGGTCAGCGCGCTGTCCTAG
- the cbiE gene encoding precorrin-6y C5,15-methyltransferase (decarboxylating) subunit CbiE has product MPADQITVVGVGANGWPGLTPEAQTAIHKAEVLMGSTRQLALIPTAAVRVAWPSPLSEALPRLLKEYSGKQICVLASGDPTYHGIGTTLVRLLGPDAVHVIPHPSSVSLACARLGWPQDQIQVVSLVKNPVEHLHPHLTPDRRLLVLSRNAQTPAEVAHLLTARGYGASQLTILEQLAAPTERIRTTPATNWPTTLAGLSADRATPATPATSALPLGWSDPIDPLNVIAIHTPADAPVLSTSPGLPDDVYENDGQLTKREVRAVTLSRLAPVPGQLLWDIGGGAGSIAIEWSRHHPSCRAIAIERDPARADRLARNATNLGVPVTTVAGAAPTALADLEPPHAIFIGGGATAAGMIEACWTALRPGGRLVTNSVTLETDALITQWHTRYGGDLIRLEVHRAAPLGTMTAWRPSLPVTIWSVTK; this is encoded by the coding sequence ATGCCAGCTGACCAAATCACCGTAGTAGGCGTCGGCGCCAACGGCTGGCCCGGCCTGACCCCCGAAGCCCAAACTGCCATCCACAAAGCCGAAGTCCTCATGGGCAGCACCCGCCAACTGGCGCTGATCCCCACAGCTGCAGTACGTGTTGCGTGGCCTTCGCCTTTGTCCGAGGCGCTTCCCCGGTTGCTGAAGGAGTACTCGGGCAAGCAGATCTGCGTACTGGCAAGCGGCGACCCCACGTACCACGGCATCGGCACCACTCTGGTCCGCCTCCTCGGCCCCGACGCCGTCCACGTCATCCCGCACCCGTCGAGCGTCTCCCTCGCCTGCGCCCGCTTGGGCTGGCCCCAGGACCAGATCCAGGTAGTCAGCCTCGTCAAGAACCCGGTCGAGCACCTCCACCCCCACCTGACCCCCGACCGCCGCCTCCTCGTCCTCAGCCGCAACGCCCAAACCCCCGCCGAGGTAGCCCACCTCCTGACAGCCCGCGGCTACGGCGCCAGCCAACTCACCATCCTCGAACAACTGGCCGCCCCCACCGAACGCATCCGCACCACCCCCGCCACCAACTGGCCCACCACACTCGCCGGCCTCTCCGCCGACCGCGCCACTCCCGCGACCCCCGCCACCTCCGCGCTGCCTCTTGGCTGGTCGGACCCGATCGACCCGCTGAACGTCATCGCCATCCACACCCCAGCCGACGCCCCGGTGCTTTCCACTTCACCCGGTCTGCCCGACGACGTGTACGAAAACGACGGCCAGCTCACAAAGCGCGAGGTACGCGCGGTAACCCTCTCCCGCCTGGCCCCGGTCCCCGGCCAACTGCTCTGGGACATCGGCGGCGGCGCCGGCAGCATCGCGATCGAATGGTCGCGGCACCACCCGTCCTGCCGCGCGATCGCCATCGAACGCGATCCCGCCCGCGCCGACCGCCTCGCCCGCAACGCCACCAACCTCGGCGTACCAGTCACCACCGTCGCCGGCGCCGCGCCCACCGCCCTCGCCGATCTCGAACCGCCACACGCCATCTTCATCGGCGGCGGCGCGACCGCCGCCGGCATGATCGAGGCCTGCTGGACCGCCCTCCGCCCCGGCGGCCGCCTTGTCACCAACAGCGTCACCCTGGAGACCGACGCGCTGATCACCCAGTGGCACACCCGGTACGGCGGCGACCTGATCCGCCTCGAAGTCCACCGGGCCGCCCCACTCGGCACCATGACCGCCTGGCGCCCCAGCCTCCCCGTAACCATCTGGAGCGTGACCAAGTGA
- the cobM gene encoding precorrin-4 C(11)-methyltransferase — MTVHFIGAGPGAADLITVRGRDLIAAAPVCLYAGALVPTELLDHCPPGARKVDTAALTLDEIIAELAAAHTAGQDVARLHSGDPSVFSAMAEQLRRLDALGIPYDVTPGVPAYAAAAATLNRELTVPEVGQTVILTRISGSASAMPAGEDLATLGAAKATIVLHLAVQQIDRVVEELRPHYGPTCPVAVVARASRPDEQILRGTLADIADQVKTAEIRRTAVIIIGQTLTAKTFRDSHLYSATRSR, encoded by the coding sequence GTGACCGTTCACTTCATCGGTGCTGGTCCGGGCGCCGCCGATCTGATCACCGTACGCGGGCGTGACCTGATCGCCGCTGCACCCGTCTGCCTGTACGCCGGCGCGCTCGTACCCACCGAACTGCTCGACCACTGCCCACCCGGCGCCCGCAAGGTCGACACCGCCGCGCTCACCCTCGACGAGATCATCGCCGAACTCGCCGCCGCCCACACCGCCGGCCAGGACGTCGCCCGCCTGCACTCCGGCGACCCGTCCGTCTTCAGCGCGATGGCCGAGCAACTGCGCCGCCTCGACGCGCTCGGCATTCCGTACGACGTGACCCCCGGCGTACCCGCGTACGCCGCGGCCGCCGCCACGCTCAACCGCGAACTCACCGTTCCGGAAGTCGGCCAAACCGTCATCCTGACCCGGATCAGCGGCAGCGCCAGCGCGATGCCGGCCGGTGAGGACCTGGCTACCCTCGGCGCCGCGAAGGCAACGATCGTCCTGCACCTGGCCGTGCAGCAGATCGACCGGGTCGTCGAAGAACTCCGCCCGCACTACGGCCCCACCTGCCCGGTTGCCGTCGTAGCCCGAGCCTCCCGCCCCGACGAACAGATCCTCCGCGGCACCCTCGCCGACATAGCCGACCAGGTGAAAACAGCCGAGATCCGCCGCACCGCGGTAATCATCATCGGCCAAACCCTCACCGCCAAGACCTTCCGAGACAGCCACCTCTACTCCGCAACCCGCAGCCGATGA
- a CDS encoding TIGR03618 family F420-dependent PPOX class oxidoreductase — protein MFTDQLAAFWSERHLCVLSTVRADGTVHATPVGATLDVDAGLVRVICSGTSYKARTIRRLGEAAVAVTQVDGRRWSTLEGRAVVTADPSRVHLAERLYAKRYKEPRINPERVVIEITITKALGNAS, from the coding sequence GTGTTTACTGACCAGCTGGCCGCGTTCTGGAGCGAGCGGCATCTCTGCGTGCTGAGCACGGTCCGGGCCGACGGGACCGTACATGCCACTCCGGTCGGAGCGACCCTGGACGTCGACGCTGGTCTCGTCCGGGTGATCTGCTCCGGGACGTCGTACAAGGCGAGGACGATCCGGCGCCTCGGGGAGGCGGCAGTAGCAGTCACCCAAGTGGACGGCCGCCGCTGGAGCACACTGGAGGGCCGCGCTGTCGTCACCGCCGACCCGTCACGCGTCCACCTGGCCGAACGCCTGTACGCCAAGCGCTACAAAGAGCCCCGGATCAACCCCGAACGCGTCGTAATCGAAATCACCATTACAAAGGCTCTCGGCAATGCCAGCTGA
- a CDS encoding ABC transporter permease: MNDFVGTGTLVRLALRRDRLLIPIWILVFVMSAAGSAKASINLYSDPKALAEAAHTSNASPALVSMYGRIFDENSLGEVSLFKMTAFGALLVGLLAGILVVRHTRTEEENGRLELLSAGVLGRYAALAAALIVSSATVIVLGLVTALSLMGSGLDTKGSFAFGLMWAAAGLAFAGVGAVTAQVTESARAANGLTAVVLGIAYVLRAVGDSAADGSTQWVSWLSPIGWAQQVRAYSGDRFVVLLMPLAFLGLLIVAATALIRKRDVGAGLVRPRPGPPRAAASLRSPLALAWRLQKGALYGWGFAFLLLGLLVGNIASNVDGFANSASAREMIQKMGGVEGLTDAFLSTELGMMGLLASAFGIQAALRLRSEETALRAEPLLATGVTRAQWLASHVLMALFGTGVLILIAGLGSGISSGASLGSVGHQIPRMLAGAAVQLPAIWLVTALVVVLFGVAPKLVSGGWVLYGLFLLIGQFGELFNLPHWMINLSPYGHTPRLPGGDFSVTPVLWLTAIAAALTLAGFATFRRRDIG; encoded by the coding sequence ATGAACGACTTTGTCGGTACCGGAACCCTGGTGCGGCTCGCGCTGCGCCGGGACCGGCTCCTGATCCCGATCTGGATCCTCGTCTTCGTCATGTCGGCGGCCGGCTCGGCGAAGGCGTCCATCAACCTGTACTCCGACCCGAAGGCGCTGGCCGAAGCAGCACACACGTCCAATGCATCACCTGCACTCGTTTCGATGTACGGGCGCATCTTCGACGAGAACTCACTCGGTGAGGTCTCACTGTTCAAGATGACTGCATTCGGTGCGTTGCTGGTCGGCTTGCTGGCCGGGATTCTGGTCGTACGGCACACCCGTACCGAAGAGGAGAACGGTCGGCTTGAGCTGCTGAGCGCCGGAGTACTCGGCCGGTACGCCGCACTGGCTGCCGCACTGATCGTGTCGTCGGCGACTGTCATCGTCCTCGGTCTGGTCACCGCACTGTCGTTGATGGGGAGCGGACTAGACACCAAGGGATCGTTCGCGTTCGGTCTGATGTGGGCTGCAGCCGGACTGGCCTTCGCCGGCGTCGGTGCGGTGACTGCACAGGTCACAGAGAGCGCCCGCGCCGCGAATGGGCTCACTGCGGTCGTGCTGGGTATCGCGTACGTGCTGCGGGCTGTAGGAGATTCCGCGGCGGACGGTAGTACCCAGTGGGTGTCCTGGCTTTCACCGATCGGCTGGGCACAGCAGGTCCGCGCGTACTCGGGGGACCGGTTCGTCGTACTACTGATGCCGCTGGCGTTCCTGGGCCTACTGATCGTCGCTGCGACTGCACTGATCCGGAAGCGTGACGTCGGTGCCGGTCTGGTTCGGCCACGACCCGGGCCGCCGCGGGCTGCCGCGTCGCTGCGATCGCCGCTGGCACTGGCCTGGCGCTTGCAGAAGGGCGCCTTGTACGGCTGGGGTTTCGCGTTCCTGCTGCTCGGTCTGCTGGTGGGGAACATCGCCAGCAACGTCGACGGGTTCGCCAACAGCGCCAGTGCGCGCGAGATGATCCAGAAGATGGGTGGTGTCGAAGGGCTGACAGACGCCTTCCTGTCAACGGAGCTGGGCATGATGGGGTTGCTGGCGTCCGCGTTCGGTATTCAGGCGGCGCTGCGGCTCCGGTCCGAAGAGACAGCGCTGCGTGCGGAGCCTCTGCTGGCGACCGGGGTGACTCGGGCGCAGTGGCTGGCCAGCCACGTACTGATGGCCCTGTTCGGTACTGGCGTGCTGATCCTGATCGCGGGTCTCGGCTCCGGTATCTCCAGTGGTGCATCGCTGGGGAGCGTGGGTCACCAGATCCCACGGATGCTGGCCGGGGCTGCTGTGCAACTACCCGCTATCTGGTTGGTCACTGCACTGGTCGTCGTCCTGTTCGGTGTGGCGCCGAAGCTGGTGAGCGGGGGATGGGTGCTGTACGGCCTGTTCCTGCTGATCGGGCAGTTCGGTGAGCTGTTCAACCTGCCGCACTGGATGATCAACCTGAGCCCGTACGGTCACACGCCGCGACTGCCTGGTGGTGACTTCTCGGTGACCCCGGTGCTGTGGCTGACCGCGATCGCCGCCGCGCTGACGCTCGCCGGCTTCGCCACCTTCCGCCGCCGCGACATCGGCTGA
- the rpe gene encoding ribulose-phosphate 3-epimerase, with product MGIQIAPSILSADFARLAEEAAAVSNADWLHVDVMDNHFVPNLTLGMPVVESLAKAADTPLDCHLMIEDPDRWAPGYVEAGASSVTFHVEACRAPIRTAREIRAKGARAAMALRPATPIEPYEDLLPELDMILIMTVEPGFGGQKFLDVCVPKIRRTRQLLDKHGLDLWIEIDGGISADTIEQCAEAGADVFVAGSAVYAADDPNAMVDRLRGLAEKVTDR from the coding sequence ATGGGGATTCAGATTGCGCCGAGCATCCTGTCGGCTGATTTCGCTCGGCTGGCTGAGGAAGCGGCGGCGGTGTCGAACGCGGACTGGCTGCATGTCGACGTGATGGACAACCACTTCGTGCCGAATCTGACCCTCGGGATGCCGGTGGTCGAGTCGCTGGCGAAGGCTGCCGACACTCCGCTCGACTGTCACCTGATGATCGAGGACCCGGACCGCTGGGCGCCCGGGTACGTCGAGGCGGGCGCGTCCAGTGTCACGTTCCACGTCGAGGCCTGCCGCGCGCCGATCCGTACCGCCCGGGAGATCCGCGCCAAGGGCGCCCGCGCCGCGATGGCGCTGCGACCTGCCACCCCGATCGAGCCGTACGAGGATCTGCTGCCCGAGCTCGACATGATCCTGATCATGACCGTCGAGCCGGGTTTCGGCGGCCAGAAGTTCCTCGACGTCTGCGTGCCGAAGATCCGGCGTACGCGGCAGCTGCTCGACAAGCACGGGCTGGATCTGTGGATCGAGATCGACGGCGGCATCTCGGCGGACACGATCGAGCAGTGTGCCGAGGCCGGCGCCGACGTGTTCGTGGCCGGCTCTGCCGTGTACGCGGCCGACGACCCGAACGCGATGGTCGACCGGCTACGCGGTCTCGCCGAGAAGGTCACCGACCGCTGA
- a CDS encoding polysaccharide deacetylase family protein, which yields MDVRLTRAGNRMVGLAMMLVVSTVIGIVVVAAAKSPAGPNAPGAAADPKAPAAVTPSTTPLPAKYVVLTFDDGPDAEYTPKVLGILAAYEAKATFFEVGENVRKHPELTKKVHQAGHSVQNHTWSHADLRKLSPAGFQQQVGSTDQAIQAQTGSTPACLRPPYGGVSAAVRQRAKAMGKDLVVWTVDSRDWTKPGATAIVQRVLKNVHNGSVILMHDGGGNRNQTVAALPAILKSLKAQGYGFRTLSCKS from the coding sequence ATGGACGTACGTTTGACGCGTGCCGGGAACCGGATGGTCGGCCTGGCGATGATGCTGGTGGTGAGCACCGTGATCGGCATCGTCGTCGTCGCTGCCGCGAAGTCGCCGGCCGGTCCGAACGCGCCCGGCGCGGCCGCGGACCCGAAAGCGCCGGCCGCGGTGACGCCCAGTACGACGCCGCTGCCGGCGAAGTACGTGGTGCTGACCTTCGACGACGGTCCGGACGCCGAGTACACCCCGAAGGTGCTCGGAATCCTGGCCGCGTACGAGGCGAAGGCGACGTTCTTCGAGGTCGGTGAGAACGTCCGCAAGCACCCTGAACTCACCAAGAAGGTCCACCAGGCCGGTCACAGCGTGCAGAACCACACCTGGTCGCACGCCGATCTGCGCAAGCTCAGCCCGGCCGGGTTCCAGCAGCAGGTCGGGTCGACCGACCAGGCGATCCAGGCCCAGACCGGGAGTACGCCGGCGTGTTTGCGACCGCCCTACGGAGGCGTCAGCGCGGCCGTACGCCAGCGTGCCAAGGCGATGGGCAAGGACCTGGTGGTGTGGACCGTCGACTCGCGGGACTGGACCAAACCGGGTGCGACGGCGATCGTGCAGCGGGTGCTGAAGAACGTACACAACGGGTCGGTGATCCTGATGCACGACGGCGGCGGCAACCGTAACCAGACCGTGGCAGCACTGCCGGCCATCCTGAAGAGCCTGAAGGCGCAGGGCTACGGGTTCCGAACGCTGAGCTGCAAGAGCTGA
- a CDS encoding cobalt-precorrin-6A reductase produces MRVLLLGGTGEGRALAQLLVAGGIDVISSLAGRTTDARLPVGTVRTGGFGGADGLTDWLRTNPVDAIIDATHPFATSITANATEAAAATGTRHLILRRPGWTPTTGDTWHWAETHNQAATLLPTLGTRPFLTIGRQNLPAFAPTTHATPVTAQPWVLARCVDPPEPPPTWCTLLLARGPFTHADELAILREHRIDLLVTKDSGGPATAPKLKAARQLRIPVLIIRRPPLPRDAQSVPSPEAALAWTLRT; encoded by the coding sequence ATGCGGGTTCTGTTGCTCGGTGGTACGGGTGAGGGCCGCGCGTTGGCTCAACTGTTAGTTGCCGGCGGCATCGACGTGATCTCGTCACTGGCCGGCCGCACCACCGACGCGCGCCTACCGGTTGGCACCGTCCGCACCGGTGGCTTTGGTGGTGCCGACGGACTGACTGACTGGCTGCGTACCAACCCGGTGGACGCGATCATCGACGCCACCCACCCGTTCGCCACCTCGATCACTGCCAACGCAACCGAGGCCGCCGCCGCAACTGGCACCAGGCACCTCATCCTTCGCCGCCCCGGCTGGACCCCCACCACTGGCGACACCTGGCACTGGGCCGAAACCCACAACCAAGCCGCCACCCTCCTCCCAACCCTCGGCACCCGCCCCTTCCTCACCATCGGCCGCCAAAACCTCCCCGCCTTCGCTCCGACCACCCACGCCACCCCGGTTACTGCTCAGCCGTGGGTTCTTGCCAGGTGTGTTGATCCACCGGAACCGCCACCGACCTGGTGCACCCTGCTGCTCGCCCGCGGTCCGTTCACGCATGCCGACGAGCTGGCGATCCTTCGCGAACATCGCATCGACCTCCTCGTCACCAAGGACAGCGGCGGCCCAGCCACAGCACCCAAACTGAAAGCCGCCCGGCAGCTCCGTATCCCGGTCCTGATCATCCGCCGCCCACCCCTGCCGCGTGACGCACAAAGCGTCCCGTCCCCCGAAGCCGCCCTCGCCTGGACGCTACGCACTTAG
- a CDS encoding amino acid ABC transporter ATP-binding protein, with product MQTVEGASLEVTGVELAFGSNQVLRGVDLAVPAGQTACVIGPSGSGKSTLLRAINRLLEPAAGDIRLGGESVLTSDPDALRRRIGMVFQHFNLFPHKSVLDNITLPLRKIKKLDAEAAQAAARTQLELVGLAHKAGSRPGNLSGGQQQRVAIARALAMKPEVMLFDEATSALDPELVKGVLALMADLAQAGMTMVVVTHEMGFAREVADQVAFMDHGVVVESGAPEQVFTDAESPRLRQFLAQVL from the coding sequence ATGCAAACCGTTGAGGGCGCAAGCCTGGAAGTGACCGGCGTCGAGCTCGCGTTCGGCAGCAACCAGGTCCTGCGCGGCGTGGATCTCGCCGTACCGGCCGGGCAGACCGCCTGCGTGATCGGTCCGTCCGGGTCCGGGAAGTCCACCTTGCTGCGCGCGATCAACCGGCTGCTCGAGCCGGCCGCGGGCGACATCCGGCTCGGCGGTGAATCGGTGCTGACGAGCGACCCCGACGCGCTCCGGCGCCGGATCGGGATGGTGTTCCAGCACTTCAACCTGTTCCCGCACAAGAGCGTGCTCGACAACATCACGCTGCCGCTGCGCAAGATCAAGAAGCTCGACGCCGAGGCGGCGCAGGCCGCGGCGCGGACCCAGCTGGAGCTGGTCGGCCTCGCGCACAAGGCCGGATCGCGCCCCGGGAACCTGTCCGGTGGTCAGCAGCAACGGGTGGCGATCGCGCGGGCGCTGGCGATGAAGCCCGAGGTGATGCTGTTCGACGAGGCGACGTCCGCGCTCGACCCCGAGCTGGTCAAGGGCGTGCTGGCGTTGATGGCCGACCTGGCGCAGGCCGGGATGACGATGGTCGTGGTCACGCACGAGATGGGGTTCGCGCGCGAGGTCGCGGATCAGGTCGCGTTCATGGACCACGGCGTCGTGGTCGAGTCCGGGGCGCCCGAGCAGGTCTTCACCGACGCCGAGTCACCGCGGCTGCGCCAGTTCCTCGCCCAGGTCCTCTGA
- a CDS encoding MFS transporter: MELAGYRALWRTQGVTTLLVSSLLARLPMLATTVPIAFLAKDASGSFRWAGVVAGSYAVGTALAGPLWSRTADRRGPRGVLLVTGIAWSVMLLGIALLPGALFRLLPVLAVLAGAFVPPVSQTLRAAWPRVMAGPALRTAYSVDATAQELLFMAGPMLGATAVSVASPRLGVLLAAAMSAVFIWWYALRQPKPLPHGSHTAARLSARQLLWHRHRLPLILAFGLWIMSFSGISLAIVAYADGHGQRLIAGVLEAVWAFGSLVGGAIAGALPGRRPSYLWRRAALVTAGMLLCVFATWSSLSLGIALAMSGLTLAPAIGALYGRLGALTPDNARTEMFGWMSSMATVGSAIGAAASGALIDAFGVRYVWLLAAVLAAVSTVLLVRVPPEQAPAPEPEGVLELCAVARRCSARGAVPSAPQ, encoded by the coding sequence ATGGAACTGGCCGGCTACCGTGCGTTGTGGCGGACACAGGGCGTGACGACACTCCTGGTGTCGTCGTTGCTCGCGCGCCTGCCGATGCTGGCGACGACGGTGCCGATCGCGTTCCTGGCGAAGGATGCGAGCGGCTCGTTCCGCTGGGCCGGCGTCGTCGCGGGCTCTTATGCGGTCGGTACGGCGCTCGCCGGGCCGCTCTGGTCACGGACAGCCGACCGTCGCGGACCTCGCGGCGTACTGCTGGTGACCGGGATCGCGTGGAGCGTGATGCTGCTCGGGATCGCGCTCCTGCCAGGCGCACTGTTCCGGCTGCTACCCGTGCTCGCGGTGCTGGCCGGTGCGTTCGTGCCGCCGGTGTCGCAGACGTTGCGCGCTGCCTGGCCGCGGGTCATGGCCGGTCCCGCGCTCCGGACGGCGTACTCGGTCGACGCGACCGCGCAGGAGTTGTTGTTCATGGCCGGGCCGATGCTCGGCGCGACGGCGGTCAGCGTCGCCAGCCCACGGCTCGGGGTGCTGCTCGCGGCGGCGATGTCGGCTGTCTTCATCTGGTGGTATGCGCTTCGACAACCCAAGCCGCTCCCCCACGGCAGCCACACCGCCGCACGGTTGAGTGCGAGGCAGTTGCTCTGGCATCGGCATCGGTTACCGCTGATCCTCGCGTTCGGCCTGTGGATCATGTCGTTCAGCGGGATCTCGCTGGCCATCGTCGCGTACGCCGACGGGCACGGTCAGCGCTTGATCGCGGGCGTCCTCGAGGCCGTTTGGGCGTTCGGCAGTCTGGTCGGTGGCGCGATCGCCGGCGCCTTGCCCGGACGGCGTCCGTCGTACCTGTGGCGCCGGGCCGCGCTGGTCACTGCCGGGATGCTGCTGTGTGTGTTCGCGACCTGGTCGTCGCTGTCGCTCGGCATCGCGCTGGCGATGTCCGGGCTGACGTTGGCGCCGGCTATCGGTGCGCTGTACGGGCGGCTGGGCGCGTTGACGCCGGACAACGCCCGGACCGAGATGTTCGGCTGGATGTCGAGCATGGCGACCGTCGGTTCGGCGATCGGTGCCGCGGCGTCCGGCGCGCTGATCGATGCGTTCGGCGTACGGTACGTGTGGTTGCTCGCCGCTGTACTCGCGGCCGTGTCGACCGTACTGCTGGTGCGGGTACCGCCGGAGCAGGCGCCCGCGCCGGAGCCAGAGGGTGTCTTGGAACTCTGCGCCGTAGCGAGGAGGTGCTCGGCGCGAGGTGCCGTGCCGAGTGCCCCGCAGTAG
- a CDS encoding polysaccharide deacetylase family protein has translation MSVDRRALASALWSRRFIIGVVAIGLVAAGLALAATPRGKTAAATSKPVSSVAAAQAARKYVYLTFDDGPSTYTPQVLKILRAYGARATFFEIGQNVARYPYLTRQVYQQANSVQNHTWSHPDLRHVSAAVFRSQVQKTDRYIRAQLGYTPSCLRPPDGSTNKQVTRRAAALGKKIRLWTIDTRDWSRPGTSVIVRRALANVHNGSVILMHDGGGNRSQTVAALPTILRTLKARGFGFTTMSCT, from the coding sequence ATGTCTGTGGACCGCCGAGCACTGGCAAGCGCGCTGTGGTCCCGCCGGTTCATCATCGGCGTCGTCGCGATCGGGTTGGTCGCGGCCGGTCTCGCGCTGGCGGCCACGCCGCGCGGCAAGACCGCCGCGGCGACCAGCAAACCCGTCAGTTCGGTCGCGGCGGCGCAGGCTGCCCGCAAGTACGTCTATCTCACCTTCGACGACGGCCCCAGCACGTACACGCCGCAGGTGCTGAAGATCCTGCGCGCGTACGGGGCGCGGGCCACGTTCTTCGAGATCGGGCAGAACGTCGCCCGCTACCCGTACCTGACCCGCCAGGTGTACCAGCAGGCCAACAGCGTGCAGAACCACACGTGGTCGCATCCGGATCTCCGGCACGTCTCCGCTGCCGTGTTCAGGTCCCAGGTGCAGAAAACCGATCGGTACATCCGGGCCCAGCTGGGCTACACGCCGAGCTGTCTCCGGCCGCCGGACGGCAGCACCAACAAGCAGGTCACCCGGCGGGCCGCCGCGCTAGGCAAGAAGATCCGGTTGTGGACCATCGACACCCGCGACTGGTCCCGGCCCGGTACGTCGGTGATCGTCCGTCGGGCGCTGGCGAACGTACACAACGGCTCCGTGATCCTGATGCACGACGGCGGCGGTAACCGCAGTCAGACCGTGGCCGCGCTTCCCACCATCCTCCGGACATTGAAGGCCAGAGGGTTCGGGTTCACCACGATGTCGTGTACGTAG
- a CDS encoding ABC transporter ATP-binding protein: protein MTSAIVVSGLHKSYGSTHALDGLDLEVATGEVHGFLGPNGAGKSTTIRVLLGLLRGDAGDVSLLGGDPWHDAAKLHRRLAYVPGDVNLWPNLTGGEVIDLLGRLRGGLDEKKRDELLRRFDLDPTKKGRTYSKGNRQKVALVAALASDVELLILDEPTSGLDPLMEEVFRQCIEEEHQRDRTVLLSSHILSEVEALCDRVSIIRKGKVVETGTLAELRHLTRTSIHAELAGSPNGLAQLPGIHDLDVEGNRVRCEVDTAQLDAVMRQLSASGIRSLVAQPPTLEELFLRHYEEDVPAEPEAAVR from the coding sequence ATGACATCAGCCATCGTGGTCTCTGGACTGCACAAGTCGTACGGGAGTACGCACGCCCTCGACGGTCTCGACCTGGAAGTCGCGACCGGTGAGGTGCACGGCTTCCTCGGGCCGAACGGCGCCGGGAAGTCCACCACCATCAGGGTCCTGCTCGGACTGCTGCGCGGTGACGCCGGCGATGTCTCGTTGCTGGGCGGCGACCCCTGGCACGACGCGGCCAAGCTGCACCGGCGGCTCGCCTACGTACCCGGTGACGTCAACCTGTGGCCGAACCTGACCGGCGGCGAGGTGATCGACCTGCTCGGCCGGTTGCGCGGCGGTCTGGACGAGAAGAAGCGCGACGAACTGCTGCGCCGGTTCGACCTCGACCCGACCAAGAAGGGCCGAACCTACTCGAAGGGCAACCGGCAGAAGGTCGCGCTGGTCGCGGCACTCGCATCGGACGTGGAGCTGTTGATCCTGGACGAGCCGACCTCCGGTCTGGACCCGCTGATGGAGGAGGTGTTCCGGCAGTGCATCGAGGAGGAGCACCAGCGCGACCGTACGGTGCTGCTGTCCAGCCACATCCTGTCCGAGGTCGAGGCCCTGTGTGACCGGGTCAGCATCATCCGGAAGGGCAAGGTCGTCGAAACCGGCACCCTGGCCGAGCTGCGGCACCTCACCCGTACGTCGATCCACGCCGAGCTGGCCGGTTCGCCGAACGGGCTGGCGCAGCTGCCGGGCATCCACGACCTGGATGTCGAAGGCAACCGGGTCCGCTGCGAGGTGGACACCGCACAGCTCGACGCGGTGATGCGGCAGCTGTCCGCGAGTGGCATCAGGAGCCTCGTCGCGCAGCCGCCGACGCTGGAAGAGCTGTTCCTGCGTCACTACGAGGAAGACGTACCGGCTGAGCCTGAGGCGGCCGTGCGATGA